Genomic window (Manduca sexta isolate Smith_Timp_Sample1 chromosome 26, JHU_Msex_v1.0, whole genome shotgun sequence):
gagtttgcttgtttgaccgcgctaatctcaggcactatatcacgctatgaccaataggagtggagcattAATGAAGTGCATATGTTGTGTAACTggggaaaattatttattttgagaccTTCCATTGCGTctgctgcgtaaacgattaaaggaTAATCATGCATGACATAATcgttcttcttaaaaagttctaaaaatatattacaaacaaagtcccctgtcgcatctgtctgcttgtctgaacgcgataaactcacaATTATTccacggatttcgatgaaatttggtgtggagatagtttaagaccctgtgaaggacaaaggctactttttatactaataataataataatatcagccctgtattatatacttgcccactgctgagcacgggcctcctcggattaggccttagttcaccacgttggcctagtgcggattggtagacttcacacaccttcaaaattcctatacagaacttctcagatgtgcatgtttcctcacgatgtattgttcaccgttaaagcaattcacaaagaatacacacatgattttagaaaagtcagaggtgtgtggccttgggatttgaatctgcgaacattcgtcttgagtctgttccacacccaactaggctatcgtcgcttacttactactttttatacctgttaaatattatgtagtgaaACTATTATCCTGGAAAAAAAATCTGTAGGGCAAAGCCGCGAGTGCTAgtgtgcatataaaaataaaaacactaagAGCAAAGATTACATTGCtcatgttttaaattttcttatcataccgtaaataaagttaaatatttatttttatttgtagtggTTTAGGCTATCAGATTAATGTTTtgttcaaatgttttattttttttacatttattcacttaaatagTTCATATCTAACTTTATTAATCTAGCTATCTCGATTCTCAAAACCTAGCTCTCTTATTGAAGGAcagaggaaaatttatttcttaaaatattttcctattgCGAAAGAACAATACAAAGGTGAAACTGCATTTTTTTgggtataaaaattattttaaaatatgatttctgtaacaatattatgttcacattatttaaaaatacatttttttgcatACATTGTTCTTGGTGAATGACTTGTATCTATAGGTCAGTTAATGAAGAATGAATAGTATGCTCATGACTTCCTTCCTACTTTAAACCTTGTGTATTACTTTAACAACTTTAcctgaatataatattttcttctataGTTTTTTTCAGAGAGACGTAACGGagggaattttgttttataatatgtagtgcaGATTAAATGCTACTTTTAGGTTGCTTGACAAACTGTTTATGTGTTTAATAGCCAAGTTGTTGTTGTTTCAATAGCCTTAATTAATTTAGGTTATCgtctgtatgtttttttattcctttgaatgacgagacgagcttgtcgttcgcctgatggtaagcgatacgatcataaacagtagaaactctgtctaacaccttgaattacaaaatattgttttggaaTACTACGTTCGCCATCTTGACACGTGAGATGTTCAGTCTTatttatatccagtagttacactgactacagtTTAAAAATGTCTACcaaagattaaaattttaattagaaatgttatttttttatcgtggTTACAGCAAAATGGCCACATTGTATCTAATAAGTGAAGAGATGCCCAAAAACAACCGACCACCAAGAGATAATTATCTGCGGACGGTCAGCACAGCTATGCAGGCCTGGTTGATTGGTTCTTTACGGTCCGCTTGAAGGACCTTAAGTTGTAGGGAGATCTGTCAGGAGTCAGAacgtagttaaaataaaaatcttcataACCTTACcaacaaatcataaaaaaactaaataaatacgaGGTAGGCAATGTAGTTACTAATTTAAAACCaaatcatattaaaacaaaagatagTTCATCATAAATTGTCTTGTTAAACAAAATCTAtctattaatctttatttattttctttaatcttTTGATGGcgaatttattgttattttacgtAACCCAACTTTCTCTCTTTGGGTTCGACAAAAAACCTTTTGGAAGATCCGGAGGTCATTACATCTGCAAAGAAAGCGATTTAAATCATCAACGCACCATAATTATTATCCGTTACTCGTTGGCATGTGGAGGGAAATTTCGATCCTTTCCTGGaacattatatacttattacctCATATTACAATCATATAAACATTCCTGTCTCATAGGAATCCATTTTGTAAGTTCATAAGACCAGATTAATTGCTAAGCTAACCTATTAACTGTTAATTTGATTCGTTGAAGCTGTGCTTTTCGTGTGAACAGTGTATAGCTTCATAGAAATTGTAAGTTAGATACTTATTACCATCTCTGCGCGAAGGTTCTtagtataaaatcataaatatctaCACTGCCACAGGTGTATATACAACACAGGACACTGTTACATTTACAGTTCATATAATCTATGGTGAAATTGGACTCAAGATGTCGTTGTACGTTATGATTTCGGATAgattcgtttttgtttttatttcctcAGTCAGTAGAACctagttcttttttttatttatagataaaatcgGTCCACATATCATCGGCTATGAATACTCACAATTCCAAAAAGATCATGGATGCGCAGGAAAATAATTAGGGAATAATTAGGGAAGTGGGGATATTTGGAACTCTGACAAcgtcatttataaaacaaaactcaaCAGCAAACTGTGAGATCTCTTCGGTTTCTTGAATCCGTGGTACTAGCTCGGCCGAACCGAACAATTCATGTTTTCTATTCACATGTATTCTATCATGCTGTATTTTATACAACGTGAATATGGGGCTTTGCTAAAAAAAACAGACCTGTGTtatgcaataatatatttattattacagctATATTAACTTTACTTGAGCTCCTATGAAATATGTTTGATTATCGTGTCTGAAATCCTTCGCCTATAGGACGATGTTTGTATATGTATCTCTTATTTGCTTGATTAGTATcgttataatatgttttcttcTTCATATTATCTGTATTCTTACTTCTTCCTTTGACAGTTTCACCGTTAAAGTCGCCGGaaacatttgtaatatatacatttttcgCTTTTGTTTCTTGTTTACTTTGAGCATCAGTGTAAGTCTTCATATAAAATTTGAGGaataaatgtatgaataaaGCCAAATTGGGTAGTATTAACACTGTCATCACTGTGGATGGCTTGCATTTTGATATTACTATGTTTGCCACGAATTCAATTAACACTAGGATGAATTGCGtctgtaaaaaatatgaatgagaAATAGACAACCAGTACACTATTAtgatttttagtaataaatagacTCACCAACTGCAGTATAGTGATGTACTTCTTCCACCACAAATATTTGGCCATACCAGGAAACGCAGAGAGGGCATAGTAAGTGTACATAATTATGTGGACAAAAGAATTGAGCGTTCCTATGAAGAGGAGGGTATAACCAGGTTCATATTTCAGGAACAACCAAGAACACAACCCAAGTAGGGTATGGTGATACACATGTAGGAAACTGATTTGATTTCGTTTCTTTCGTAACACGAAGAACACAGTGTCGAGGAGTTCTGTGAGTTTACAGATGAAGTACCAATAATTTGTTGAGGTTAcctagaaattttaataaaataattaatataatacactacgttaaattaaacctaaataGGCTTAAATAAACATGATGATTCATACatgtcattaataaaaaatatgatgtacaaataaaaacaattaattataaataaaagaggaAACCTTAATCGAGTTTTCGTAATGTCCCATAAAGTCTGAGTGGGCGCACATTCTAGTGACTTGTATGCCGAATTACTAGCTTTATGCTGCGTTTTCACCTGCATCTTAACTATTttcttgaattaatatttatctgaGATAAGATTTAATCTATAGCACTTAGAACTTATGTAGCTTTCTacagtaaaaaatcaacaaattttgtatagaaatgatacatataactttttatatgtaaaaaatataattgtgtatTTCTATAGTATCTTTCACGTCATCACTGCGATAAAAAGTAGACTATAAGCTAGTCGACGTTGTGTATTAATCAGGAAAATTATATCGAAATACGTTCAGCATTTCTGTATTCacctctaacaaacatccaaataattCCCAATGAATtataagttagtaattaaagaAGCATACTCAATATCATTAGTTCATTATAATTGATAGTTGAATATTCCAATGTTACAAAGCATTTATAAATGCTAATTATACAATGGAAttgcaaaacaaatatatttcaggGACAAGCCGATAGTTGGACTCCCCAATAACCATGATGACGctgcaatttaaaacaaattttagctGGTATTGTGCTTCATTTGTTTCTACGTGGTTGTCGTATTCGTGAATTTTTTAATACTAAGTCATACATCACATAGTTTGCTAACTACTTAGTACTTACTGCATTTACGGCTGTATAAACCCTAATATTAGGTAATCTTCAAATCGAACCTgagaataaatcaatcaatctaaatatatataactcaaaggtgactgactgacatagtgatctatcaacgcacagcccaaaccactggacggaccGGTCTGAAATTCGGcttgcaggtagatgttatgacgtagccaaccgctaagaaaggattttgattaattctacccctaacgggataaaataggggatgaaagtttgtatgaaactttgtcaattttaaaccgatcTGGCTGAGACTTTGTATGCATAAAGCTGCTATGATATAGGCATGCcttaagaaaggattttgataaattccatccctaaggggataaaataggggatgaaagtttgtataaagctttttagattttcgactgattgaactgaaattaaagattggagctactatgatcaagacgttcgcttaaataggattttgataaattcaaccccgatggcgataaaattagtttgaacctatcagtattGGGTattatttatcccg
Coding sequences:
- the LOC115453593 gene encoding elongation of very long chain fatty acids protein 7; the encoded protein is MSGQNNHDSNAESYWNFKGHFDFVDQWFLMGSPIPIIVILTAYLAFVLKLGPDFMKKRKAYKLTNILLVYNLAEIIFAAYLFNLCIKILVPLGMLRKTCTMDTEESKYQVTSTNYWYFICKLTELLDTVFFVLRKKRNQISFLHVYHHTLLGLCSWLFLKYEPGYTLLFIGTLNSFVHIIMYTYYALSAFPGMAKYLWWKKYITILQLTQFILVLIEFVANIVISKCKPSTVMTVLILPNLALFIHLFLKFYMKTYTDAQSKQETKAKNVYITNVSGDFNGETVKGRSKNTDNMKKKTYYNDTNQANKRYIYKHRPIGEGFQTR